A genomic region of Candidatus Krumholzibacteriota bacterium contains the following coding sequences:
- a CDS encoding universal stress protein — protein MPGVTKVLFPTDFSELANHALPYAIRMAKLFDAELVMLHAVTLYEHDPNDPEHRFPALGAYCDEVRRMAGEDLQVCIEQLGDHGIAVREEIVQGVSPHASILEFLRDEGDVGLVVMSTHGRSGLRHVLLGSVTENVIRYAPAPVLVVKQPEHEFLDPATGEVRIEKILFPIDFSEESYKPVPWVKAVAGMTGAEVIVFHAVDVEIPPVYYTSGITSILELDPQLNERVEGKMRDVLGAKFDEIRVRYVVEEGRAIDRIRAFAAAEKVDLVAMGQAGSHGIGDFLLGSTAARVIQRAVCPVLVV, from the coding sequence ATGCCCGGAGTCACGAAGGTCCTCTTTCCCACCGATTTCTCGGAGCTCGCCAACCACGCCCTGCCCTACGCGATCCGGATGGCGAAGCTCTTCGACGCCGAGCTCGTGATGCTGCACGCCGTCACCCTCTACGAGCACGATCCCAACGATCCCGAGCACCGCTTTCCCGCGCTCGGGGCCTACTGCGACGAGGTGCGCCGGATGGCCGGCGAGGATCTGCAGGTCTGCATCGAGCAGCTCGGCGACCACGGCATCGCGGTGCGCGAGGAGATCGTCCAGGGGGTGTCGCCGCACGCGTCGATCCTCGAGTTCCTCCGCGACGAGGGCGATGTCGGCCTCGTCGTCATGTCCACGCACGGCCGGAGCGGCCTGCGTCACGTTCTCCTCGGGAGCGTCACGGAGAACGTCATCCGGTACGCCCCGGCCCCGGTCCTCGTCGTCAAGCAGCCCGAGCACGAGTTCCTCGATCCGGCGACCGGGGAGGTGCGCATCGAAAAGATCCTCTTCCCGATCGATTTCTCCGAGGAATCCTACAAGCCCGTTCCCTGGGTGAAGGCGGTGGCCGGGATGACCGGCGCCGAGGTGATCGTCTTCCACGCCGTCGACGTCGAGATCCCGCCCGTCTACTACACCTCGGGCATCACCTCGATCCTCGAGCTCGACCCGCAGCTCAACGAGCGCGTCGAGGGCAAGATGCGCGACGTCCTCGGGGCGAAGTTCGACGAAATCAGGGTCCGCTACGTCGTCGAGGAGGGGCGGGCGATCGACCGGATCCGCGCCTTCGCCGCGGCGGAGAAGGTGGACCTCGTCGCGATGGGGCAGGCCGGCTCGCACGGGATCGGGGACTTCCTGCTCGGCTCCACCGCGGCGCGCGTCATCCAGCGCGCCGTCTGCCCCGTGCTCGTCGTGTAG